Below is a window of Streptomyces sp. WMMB303 DNA.
GGGGCAGGTCGCGGGCGATCTGCAGCCACGCCTCGGAGGCCACGTCCTCGGCGTCGGCTTCCGGCACCAGCGTGCGCACGTAGCCGAGCAGGCGCGGGTGCACCGAGCGGTAGACGGTGCGGAAGGCGGACTCGTCCCCCTCCTGCGCCGCACGCACCGCAGCGGTCAGCTCCGCGTCGTCCCCCTGCACGCCCGTCTCTCGCCCCACTCCGCGAAGGTGTCTGTGCTGTGCGCCGTTGCCGGGAGTCAGCATCCCGGCCGCCGGATTTTCGCGTCCCGGCTGCCGGGTTCGGTCCACCCGGCGCGGCGCGAGCAGCACGCTAAGGCCAAGTGTGCACGCTCGTCCATGCCGAAGGGAGAGGCGGGGCGGCAGCGCGCTGTGCGTGAGGATGCGGTAGCCCACCGTCAGCATCCGGACTCCGCGGTGAGCGCGGAACGGCGGCCCGCGAACGGTTGCGGCGTGGCGCGTAACACATTGCGAGGCGGTGGCGCTGAGGAGAGTACGGGCAAGCCGCTGGCGTAGTGAGCCCGTGTCCGACGGCGGCCGGGGTCTCTCCTGTGGGGGGTGGCGGCCCCGGTCGCCCTCGGCTTTCTCCGCCGGTCCGGAGCCCGTTCCCCTCCTCCGGCACTCGCGGTGCTCCCCTCCGCCGCCCCTGGTGCCGCCGGCCGGAGCCGCCCGTGCCACGATGCGGACGCATGAACGGCACCACGCCCTCCCCGTCATCCGGACTCTCCGCGCTGGCGGCGCACTTCGCGCTGCCCGGCACCGGACCGGGCACGACACCGCCCTCGCCCCCCGCGCCCGTTCCGGTGGACTGGCCGGCCGTGGAGTCCTGGCTGGGCCTGCGACTGCCCCGGGACTACAAGGAGTTGGTCACCGCCTACGGGCCGCTCGACCTCGGCGCCTACGTCTGGGTGCACGCGCCGTGTGTCCAAGAGGGCAGGTTCGACTACGCGGACTGGCTGCACGACACCCACCGGCAGACCCGGATCAGCGCCCGGGGCACCGGTACCGAGGGGCCGCCGCTCTTCCATCCCGCGCCCGGTGGGCTGCTGGCGTGGGGCCAGACGCGGGGCGGCGGGGTGCTCCTGTGGGACACCTCCGCCCCCGAGAACCCGGACGCGTGGCCCGTCGTCCTCTTCGACTGGAACGTCTATCCCAGCCCGGACCCGGACGCCACCTCGGAGAGCCGCCCCTGGTACCGCCTCGGCGGCACCGCCACCGCAACCTTGACCGCCCTGCTGACCACCGGCATCCCCATGGACGGCGGCGGCCAGTTCGGACCGCTGCCCGGAACCGCACAGCGCACCGCCTACCTTCCCGAGGCCGCCCGCTGGACCCCGCCGCCGCCCACGGTGGAGCACGACCCCGCGCGGCGGGCCGCGTTGCGCGAGGGCAGCGGGCTCGCGGCGCTGACCGCGCTCGTCCCGCCGCCGGAGCAGCCCTACCTGGGCGATGCGGCGGGCGAGGGCTGGGAGCCCCTCTTCGCCGAGCTGGGCACCAGGCTGCCGCACGAGTACGTCATCCTGCTCGAGACCTACGGTGCGGGCTGCTGGTCGGAGTGGCTGCGCTTCCACACCCCGCTGCGCCGTGCGGGGGCGGCCGCCGATCCGGAGGCGGGCGGCGGATTCGGCTGGCACGTGCAGCAGGTCGGCGACGCCTATCGAACACTGAAGGGCAACTGGCCAGAGCAGTATCCGCTGGCGGTCTGGCCGGAGCCGGGCGGCTTCCTGCCGTTCGCCAACTCCATCGACGGCGACGTGCTGGGCTGGCTGACCGAGGGCGCGGATCCGGACCGCTGGCCACTGCTCGTCTGGCCGCGGCACGCCCGTCAGGGGCCCGCGCTGGAGGGTTCCCTGACCGACGTCCTGCTCTCGTGGCTGCGCGGCGCCTTCGCCGCGCCGGGCTTCGCCGAACTCGACGAGGACGACGACCCGCTGGACTTCGCCAAGTTCGAGCCGTGGCCGGCGCACACCTACTGGTGAGACGGCGTCCGCCGGCCCGGCGGCGGGCCGGTCCCGGTCAGTCCACCTTGTCGACCAGCTTCACGAAGTCGTCCCAGGAGCGTTCGGGCTGCTGCGGGTCCCACAGCTTCTGGGCCGTCGCGGCGAGCGGCAGCCGGATCCCGCGGGCGACCTGTCCGGTGGTCTGCGCGTCGGCGAGGTCGCCCCAGACGGCGAACCGGCCGCCGAGGATGCGGTCCCGCCCGGCCCACTTGTCCGGCACCGGCTCGGCGCCGCGCACCACGGCGGGGGTCCACTCCTCGTAGATGCGCCGGCCGGTCGGGTAGGTGAAGTTGTTGGGCTGGCCGAGGACGTAGTACAGGTACTCGTCGTTGAGGTTGACGACCTTCCAGCCCTCCTTCAGGTACTCGGACGGCTCCCGCTCGCCCGCTTCCCGTCCGGTCCAGTAGGCGACCTCGCGGGGCTTGTTCGGCTTGACGACGCCGCCGCGGTGCATGCCGTCGTTCCACACCTGCGGAATCTTGCCCTGCTTGTCCAGGGTCGCGGCGCGGTCGTTGAGCCAGGCGGTCGCCAGGTCCTGGACGGTGGCCTGGTCCCCGAACTCCTCCCGTGCCTTCTTCGCGAGCCCGGGGTAGGTCTGCTCCGGGTTCTCCGCCATCAGTGCCTGGTACTCGTCACCGCCCGCGTGCGCCCACTTGCCGGGGAACAGATCGGCGAACTCGACCAGCAGTTCGTCGACGAGTTTGGCGGCGGCGGGCTTGCTGATGTCGATCGCGCCCCGCGGGGTGGCGCCCGAGGCGCTGCGCAGTTGCAGGTCGGGGTGGGCCTTCAGGACGGCGCCGAGGTGGCCGGGCGAGTCGATCTCGGGGATGACGGTGATGTGCCGGGAGGCGGCGAGGTCGACGATGCCGCGGACCTGCGCCTTGGTCAGGTGGGGGTCGGAGACGATCTCGGGGTGGGTGTCGCTCTCGATGCGGAACGCCTGGTCGTCGGAGAGGTGGAGCTGGAGCTGGTTGAGTTTGAGGTCGCCCATCTCGCGGATCCGGGCCTCGATCCAGTCGGCGCTGAAGTTCTTGCGTGCGATGTCCAGGGAGAAGCCGCGCTGCGGGCGGTCGGGGGCGTCGGCGACGGTGCCCTCGGCGAAGCGGCCTTGGGCCCGCCAGGTCTGGAGGAGGGTGCGGGTGCCGTAGAAGACTCCGGCGTCGCCGCCTCCGGTGATGGTGATCTTGCCGTCCTCGCTGACCAGCCGGTAGCTCTCGGGGCCGCCGTTCACCTTGCCGCCGGGGGACTTCCCGCCGTCCTCGCCGCGCTTGAGCTCGATGTCGCCGGTGTGGGACGGCCCCTTGGCGACCGGCACCTTCAGCTCGTCGGCGAGCAGCTTCGCCTCGTCGCGGAGCGAGTCGGCACCGGGGACGACCCTGGTGCGGTCCGTGCGCTGCCAGCCCGGACCCCGTACGGCCTTCCACTGGCGCACCGAGGGCACGGCCGAGGGTGCGGGGCCGAGCCGGTCGGGGCCCTTGGGCGGCTGCGCCGATCCGCTTCCGGAGGCGGAGGGGGAGTCGTTGCCCCCGCCGCCGTCACCGCCGCAGGCGGTCAGGCCGAGCAGGCTGACGGCGAGGGTGAGTGCCAGCGGCGCGCCGGTGCGGCGGAGCGCCCCGGTGGCAGTCCGTCGCGACTTCTTCGACCAGTTTCGTCCCATACGGATACGGTATTTCCCCTTCCCAACCCTTCCCCGTCAGCTATGCGTGCCCGCGCGTTCCCTTACGGGTGAAAAACGCGACTCGGACGGCCGATCTTGCCTGGTCGCCACTACCGTGGCGCATCCGGGTCCACATCCGGATCCTTCGGACTTACGGAGCGCATGACCCTTCCCATCTCTCCCCGCCCGGGGACGCGGACACCTCTGGACCGGTTCAACAGCGCACCCCTCGCGACGGTCGAGCCGCTGCTGCTGCGCTGCTGCGGTAGCCGGCGCTGGGCGCGCCGGCTCGTGGCGCACCGGCCCTACCCGGACGTGGCGGCACTGCTGGCGGCGGCCGACGAGGCGAGCTACGACCTCACCCCGGCCGATCTGCGGGAGGCGCTGGTCTGCGAGTCGGCCGCGCACCCCCTGGAGAGTGAGCCGCAACCGGGCGTACTCGCCGCGCACACGGCCCTGCGGGCGGCGCACGGCGCGTACGAGCGGAAATTCGGACACGCGTTCCTGTACTGCCTGGACGGGTTCGCCGCCGAGGAGCGACTGGACCAGGTGCTGGCGGGGATCAGGTTGCGGTTGGAGAACGATGCCGACGAGGAGTGGGCGGTCACCGCGGAGGAGCTGCGGCGGCTGGCGCGCGGGCGGCTCGGCCGGCTGGCGGCACCCCGACCGGCGGACTGAGCCCCGCCGCGGGGCCTGCGGTGTGTCGCCGCTCACACCGCGGATAGGCCGTCCGTGCCTGATTGATCACACCTGCACACCCCTGGGCGAACGTGCCGACAACCCGTCGCTACGATGACCGAGGCCGGTGGACCGTACCCGGCCGGGCCCGCCCGACCTACCGAAGCCGGCAGGCCCCAATATCCGCTCCCGGAGGGTTTATCCGTGCCGGCTGGAACGCTGTACCGCGGCCGGGAAGGAATGTGGTCCTGGGTGGCTCACCGAGTCACCGGCGTCCTCATCTTCTTCTTCCTGTTCGTGCACGTCCTCGACACCGCGCTCGTCCGCGTCTCGCCCGAGGCGTACGACGACACTGTCGCGATCTACAAGACTCCGCTCGTCAACCTGATGGAATACGGCCTGGTGGCCGCCATCCTCTTCCACGCGCTGAACGGCCTGCGGGTCATCGCCGTGGACTTCTGGTCGAAGGGCGCGAGGTACCAGAAGCAGATGCTGTGGACCGTGCTGGGCGTGTGGTTCGTCCTCATGGCCGGTGCCTTCTACCCGGTCCTGCAGCACACGCTGCGCGAGCTGTTCGGGAGCTGATCCGTGATGTCGACGACCGAGACGACCGAGGCCGCCAGGAACGACGGCGCGGACGAGCCCACCGACAGCGTCACGCTGTACGACGTGGACCACCCCGCCCCCGTCATCGAACCGCCGCGCAAGCGGACCGCGAAGACGCCCAAGGCGTCCCGCGGCAATTTCGAGATGCAGACATGGCTGTTCATGCGGCTGTCGGGCATCGTGCTGGTGGTGCTCGTCCTGGGCCACCTGCTGATCCAACTGGTGCTGGACGGCGGCGTCAGCAAGATCGGCTTCGCGTTCGTCGCGGGCCGCTGGGCCTCGCCGTTCTGGCAGGTGTGGGACCTGACGATGCTGTGGCTGGCGATGCTGCACGGCGCCAACGGGCTGCGCACGGTGATCAACGACTACGCCGAGCGCGACAACACCCGCTTCTGGCTGAAGATGCTGCTCTACACGGCCACCGTCTTCACCGTCCTGCTGGGCACGCTGGTGATCTTCACCTTCGACCCGAACATCCGCTGACGTACCGGGGCTGAAGGCTGAGGTTTTCCCGATGAACAACGTCAAGATCCACAAGTACGACACCGTCATCGTCGGCGCGGGCGGCGCCGGTATGCGCGCGGCCATCGAGTCCACCAAGCGCAGCCGCACCGCGGTGCTGACCAAGCTCTACCCCACCCGCTCCCACACCGGCGCGGCGCAGGGCGGCATGGCCGCCGCCCTCGCCAACGTCGAGGAGGACAACTGGGAGTGGCACACCTTCGACACGATCAAGGGCGGCGACTACCTGGTCGACCAGGACGCCGCCGAGATCCTGGCGAAGGAGGCCATCGACTCCGTCCTCGACCTGGAGAAGATGGGCCTGCCCTTCAACCGCACCCCGGACGGCACCATCGACCAGCGGCGGTTCGGCGGGCACTCGCGCAACCACGGCGAAGCCCCGGTGCGCCGCTCCTGCTACGCCGCGGACCGCACCGGCCACATGATCCTCCAGACGCTGTACCAGAACTGCGTCAAGGAGGGTGTGGAGTTCTTCAACGAGTTCTACGTCCTGGACCTGCTCCTCAACGACGTGGACGGCATCCGCAGGACCGCCGGAGTCGTCGCCTACGACCTGGCCACCGGTGACGTGCACGTCTTCCGCGCCAAGTCCGTGGTCTTCGCCTCCGGCGGCAACGGCAAGTTCTTCAAGGTCACCTCCAACGCGCACACCCTGACCGGCGACGGCCAGGCCGCCGCGTTCCGGCGCGGGCTGCCGCTGGAGGACATGGAGTTCTTCCAGTTCCACCCGACCGGCATCTGGAAGATGGGCATCCTGCTCACCGAGGGCGCCCGCGGCGAGGGCGGCATCCTGCGGAACAAGGACGGTGAGCGCTTCATGGAGAAGTACGCGCCCGTCATGAAGGACCTCGCCTCGCGTGACGTCGTCTCCCGCGCGATCTACACCGAGATCCGCGAGGGCCGCGGCTGCGGTGCCGACAAGGACCACGTCTACCTGGACCTCACGCACCTGCCGCCGGAGCAGCTCGACGCCAAGCTGCCCGACATCACCGAGTTCGCGCGCACCTACCTGGGCATCGAGCCCTACACCGACCCGGTGCCGATCCAGCCGACCGCGCACTACGCGATGGGCGGCATCCCGACCAACGTGCGGGGTGAGGTGCTGGCGGACAACAGCACCCCCATCCCCGGCCTGTACGCGGCCGGCGAGGTCGCCTGCGTCTCGGTGCACGGTGCCAACCGGCTGGGCACCAACTCGCTGCTGGACATCAACGTCTTCGGCCGCCGGGCCGGCATCGCCGCCGCCGAGTACGCGGCCACGGCCGACCACGTCGAGCTGCCCGAGGACCCGGCCACGTTCGTCCTCGACGAGATCGAGAACCTGCGCGACGCCACCGGCAACGAGCGCGTGGTCGACATCCGCAAGGCGTTGCAGGCCACCATGGACAAGAACGTCATGGTCTTCCGCACCGAGCAGACGCTGAAGGAAGCCGTCGAGGAGATCGGCGCCCTGCGCAAGCGCTTCCGCGACATCAGCGTCCAGGACAAGGGCAAGCGCTTCAACACCGACCTGCTGGAGGCCCTGGAGTTGGGCAACCTGCTCGACCTGGCCGAGGTCACGGCGGTCTCCGCGCTCGCCCGCAAGGAGTCGCGCGGCGGTCACTACCGCGAGGACTTCCCCAACCGCGACGACGTCAACTTCATGCGGCACACCATGGCGTACCGCGAGGTGGGCGACGACGGCACCGAGTCGATCCGGCTGGACTACAAGCCGGTCGTGCAGACCCGCTACCAGCCGATGGAGCGTAAGTACTGATGAGCACCGCAACGCTGGACAAGAACGACTCCGCCGGGCCCGTCGACTCGGCCGAGAACAGCGCCTCGCACCTGATCACCCTCACGCTGCGGATCCGCCGGTTCAACCCGGAGGTCTCCGAGGACGCCCAGTGGCAGGACTTCACGCTGAAGATCGACCCGAAGGAACGCGTCCTCGACGCGCTCCACCAGATCAAGTGGGAACAGGACGGCACCCTCACCTTCCGCCGCTCCTGCGCCCACGGCATCTGCGGCTCGGACGCCATGCGGATCAACGGGCGCAACCGGCTCGCGTGCAAGACGCTGCTGAAGGACATCAACCCCGAGAAGCCGATCACGGTCGAGCCGATCAAGGGGCTCACGGTCCTCAAGGACCTGGTCGTCGACATGGAGCCGTTCTTCCAGGCCTACCGCGACGTGATGCCCTTCCTCATCACCAACGGCAACGAGCCCACCCGTGAGCGCTACCAGTCCGCCGCGGACCGGGAGCGGTTCGACGACACCACCAAGTGCATCCTGTGCGCCGCGTGCACCTCGTCGTGCCCGGTCTTCTGGAACGACGGCCAGTACTTCGGGCCCGCGGCCATCGTCAACGCGCACCGGTTCATCTTCGACTCGCGCGACGAGGGCGGCGAGCAGCGGCTGGAGATCCTCAACGACCGGGACGGGGTGTGGCGCTGCCGCACCACGTTCAACTGCACGGACGCGTGTCCGCGGGGTATCGAGGTCACGAAGGCCATCCAGGAGGTCAAGCGGGCCCTGATCACCCGCCGCTTCTGACCCCTGCACGGAAGACTCCTCTTCCGGCCCTCGCCCCGCCTCCGGGGCGAGGGTCTTTTCGCGCGCCCCCCGCAAGGGGGCGCCGGGGAAGAGTGCGTATGGTGCGGACGATGGGACGCATACGGATCGCACCGACGGCAACGGCAGTGGCCATGGCCCTCGCCGCGACGGCCTGTGGGGCGAGCGACCCCGCGAAGGACCAGGCGACGCCGAAGCCGACCGGGCAGCACGGAGTGCGCTTCGCGGCGGACCACCCGGTCGCACGCGCGGACGCGCCGGTGCACGTACGGCTCGAAGGGCTCACCCCGGGCACGAAGGTCAGGATCACCGCCGGGGCGAAGGACCGGCACGACCAGCGGTGGGCCGCGGAGGTGCGGCGGACGGCGGACGAGGACGGCGCCGTCGATCTGGGCAGCGGCGGCACCGCGGACCTGCTGGAGCGGATGCTGCCGACCGGCGGCCGGGCGAAGAAGCTGATCGGCAGCGGTAAGGCGTTCTCGTACCACCCGGGCCCGCCCGGGCAGCAGCGCTCCTACTCGGTGCGGCTCACCGCCACCGCGCTGTCCGGGAAGGACGAGGGCGAGCGGGTGGCACGCCGCGACCTGGTCCGGCAGTGGCTGACGAAGGGCACCACGCACCGTGAGCTGACCGTCGCCGGGGACAAGGTGGCGGGCGATCTCTACCTGCCGCCCGAAGGGCGGAGCGGCGGCGGGGACCCGAAGGCGCCCGTGCTGGTGTTCGGCGGCTCGGAGGGGGGCAACTCCGGTACGTACACGGCCGCGCTGCTCGCCTCGCACGGGCACCCGGCGATGTCGGTGTGCTACTTCCGCTGCGGGAAGGACTCCGGGCGCCCGAACGGCATCGACAGCATCGATCTGGACTACTTCACGCGGGCCGGGCGGCTGCTCCGCAAGCAGCGGGGCGCCGATCCGGAGAAGCTGGCCGTGATGGGCAACTCGCGCGGCAGCGAGGCCGCGCAGCTGCTCGGGCAGCGGCGCCCTGACGTGTTCCGCGACGTGATCGCGTACGCGCCGTCGTCCAAGGTCAACGGTCCGTATCTGAGCGGTACGACCGCATGGACGGACCACGGGGAGCCGGTCCCGACCGGGCCGATCCCGCTGGACCGGGTGCGCGGCACGGTGCTGGCCGTCGCGGGCGGCAACGACAAGATGTGGGGCTCGGCCGCCTCGGCCGCCGCCATGGCCCGGCAAGGCGCGAAGAAGCTGGTGTATCCGGACGCCGGCCACCATGTGAACTGGTTCCCGCTGGGTCAGCCGGGCCAGGAGGGCGGCCGGGACGGCGCCGTCGCCGCCACCGCGGAGGCGGACCAGGCCGCACGCAGCAGTTCCTGGCCACGGGCTCTCGACCTGCTGGAGCGGTGAGCGGCGGCCCGCTCGGCGCGGCCTGACTACGCCTTCTTGGCGGCCAGGGTGACGACGGTGATGTCCGAGTCGGCGCCGACGCGGACCGGCGGGCCCCAGGCGCCCGCGCCGCGGGTGACGTAGAGCTGGGTGTCGCCGTAGCGTTCGAGTCCGGCGACGGTCGGGTTGGCGAGCGCCGCCAGGTGGTTGCCGGGCCACAGCTGGCCGCCGTGGGTGTGGCCGGAGAGCTGGAGGTCGACGCCGTGGTCCACGGCCTCGTGGATCTGCACCGGCTGGTGCGCCATCAGCACGCAGGCCCGCTCGGCGTCCCGGTCGCGGAGCGCCCGGTCGAAGTCGGGCCCTTCGCCCTGCTCCTCGCCGGCGAGGTCGTTGACCCCGGCGAGGTCGAAACCGGGCAGTTCGCGGCGGGCGTTCTCCAGCGGGTGGACGTTCAGCTCCCGCAGGTGGTCGATCCATGCGCGGGCGTCGCCGAAGTACTCGTGATTGCCCGTCACGAAGAACGTCCCGTGCCGGGAGCGCAGCTCGCGCAGCGGCTCGGCGGCGGGGCCGAGGTGGGCGACGCTGCCGTCGACCAGGTCGCCGACGATCGTCACCAGGTCGGGCTGGGTGCCGTTGATGGCGTCGACGATCCGCCGGGTGTGGCCGCGGCCCAGGATCGGCCCGAGGTGGATGTCGCTGACGACGGCGACGCGATAGCCGTGGGTGCGGCGGCCCAGCTTGGCCAGCGGGACGGTGACGTGCTTGAGGGTCGGCCCGTTCAGCACGCTGTAGGCCCCGGCCGCGGTGGTGCCGAGCCCGGCGGCGCCCGCTGTGACGGCGAGCGTGCGGGCGAGGAAGACGCGGCGGGAGGACACAGGCGCGGCGAGGGGCACGGTGTGCGGCTCGTCGGGGTGCGGCCCGGCCTCGGGCCCGGCCTCGGTGGAGCCGGTCGCGGTGGATTCCGCGACGGCGTGACCGGATTCCGCGGCGGCGTCCGTCGGGACGGCCGCCCCGGCGGACGGGGACGGGCCGCCCGCAGGGGTGACCGCAGGGCCGCCCGCAGGGGTGACCGCAGGGCCGCCCGCAGGGGTGACCGGCTCCGCGACCGGCGCCGGCTCCACCACGGCCGGGGCCGACTCCGTGGCGGGGGCCTGGACCGACCGTGCCCTCCCCCAGGGGGTGCGCCGCAGGACGAACCGCACCAGTTCTCCGGCGAGCAGCGCCAGGGTCAGATAGAGCAGGCAGGCCAGCCAGAGGAAGCCCGGCCAGGCGAATATCTGCTCCGTCAGGAAGGGGGCACCGGCCCGGCCGGAGACCAGCGCGCCGAGGGTGGTGACCGGCAGCAGCACCGCCGGCACCGTGCCCAGGCGGCGCCACCCGCTCCGGGGCGCGGACACGTCCCGTACCAAGCGCCGCCACAGGTACAGGTGCGTGCCGGCCAGCAGGCCCAGCACGATGAGCCCGATCAGTACGAACACAACCACCATGGAAGTCGTCCCTCCCCCTCGTCTCCCCCGCTCACCGGATTCCGCGCCCGCCTCAGGTGCGCCGGGCCGCCCGCAGTCCGCGCAGTCCGAGCACGCCGATGGCCGTTCCCAGCAGGAACGAAGTGATCGCCAGCAGCAGATGGACCCAGAAGTAGCCCGTGGGCGCACCGGCGTCGTCGAAGGCCAGCCCGCTGCTGTCCTTCCATAGGTTTTTGACGAAGGTGACCCACACGAACCACGACCAGACGCCGAAGGCGAGCAGGAACCAGGAGACGCGCCGGGAGAGCACCAGCCCGGTGCGCCGCCGGGCCGGGGACTCAGTTTCCGGCCCCGGGCCGGGGTCCGCGGTGGGCGGGGTGGTGGAGGCGTCGCGCATGATGTCCAGTATGGCCGGTGTGCCGTCGGTGGCTGCCGGGCGCCCCCCTGGTGAGCTTTCGGGACGGCCCTGGGGGTCCGGGTGCGCTGCCCGCTACCCCCCATTGGCCTACGGCACTGGGCGAGTTGGGCTACTTGGACCCGTGGTTGGCGGGCCTCGGCGTCCCCGGCGCGCCGATGGGCCTGTACGTTCGCAGGGTGCCCATTTCTTCGCATTATTCAGCTCCCGCCGCGCGCTCGTGCCCGCGCGGCACCGCGCGCACGCGGCGTACGGCGGCGCGCGGTGGCCTCGCGTCCGCCGCCTTGGCCCTCTGCCTGCTGGCTGCCGCGGGTGCCCAGCCCTCCTACGCGGACGAGAACGAGCCGGGCGGCAAGCCGGCCGAGCCGAAGCCTCCGGCGCAGATGTCGACCATCGGCGGCGAGCAGCTGGGCCGGCCGGGTACCCAGGTGAATCTGAAGGAGGGGGCGCCCGAGCTGCCCGAGAAGCTTTCGGGGCGTTCGTGGATCGTCTCGGACGCGGAGTCGGGCAAGGTGCTGGCCGCGCACAACGCGCACTGGCGGCTGCCCCCGGCCAGCACCCTGAAGATGCTCTTCGCCGACACGGTGCTGCCCAAGCTGCCCAAGGACCGCAGCCACAAGGTGGTCCCGTCCGACCTGGAGGGGATGGGCGAGGGCAGCAGCCTCGTCGGAGTGAAGGAGGGCGAGTCGTACACGGTGCACGACCTGTGGCTCGGCGTCTTCCTGCGCTCGGGCAACGACGCGGTGCACGTGCTGTCGGCGATGAACGGCGGCGTGCCGAAGACGGTGCGGGAGATGAACGAGAAGGCCCGCGCGCTGCACGCCGAGGACACCGAGGTGCTCAGCCCGGACGGCTACGACCACGAGGGCCAGGTCTCCTCCGCCTACGACCTGACGCTGTTCGCGCGCTCCGGCCTGCAGAACGAGGAGTTCCGCGAGTACGCGGCCACCGCCACCGCGAAGTTCCCCGGCGAGACGAAGAAGGACAAGAAGACCGGGAAGACCAAGCGCGGGAGCTTCCAGATCCAGAACACCAACCGTCTGCTGACCGGTGATGTCGGTGTCGACCCCTACCCGGGGATCGCGGGCGTCAAGAACGGCTTCACGACGAACGCGGGCAACACCTTCACCGGCGTCGCGCAGCGCGGCGACCGGGTACTGCTGGTGACGGTGATGCACCCGGACGCGAAGGAGCCGCACAGCGTCTACAAGGAGGCCGCCAAGCTGCTGGACTGGGGCTTCGCCGCCGACGGCAAGGTGGAGCCGGTCGGTCTCCTGGCGGCACCGGACAGCGCGACGAACGGCGGCCCCCAGGCGGGCAAGGACGGTGAGGCGGGCGGCTCGGACGCACGTGCCGCCGCGCACTCCGCCGACAAGCCCTCGGGCGGTGCCGGTACCGCGCTGGGGATCACGGCCGGTGTTCTGGTCGTCCTGGCTCTGGTGGCGTACGGGGTGCACCGCCGCTGGCCGCTTCCGGAACTGGCCCGCCGCCGTCGCGGGTGACGTCGGCGCCACCGGTGGTGTGCCGACCGCCGGT
It encodes the following:
- a CDS encoding metallophosphoesterase, which encodes MVVVFVLIGLIVLGLLAGTHLYLWRRLVRDVSAPRSGWRRLGTVPAVLLPVTTLGALVSGRAGAPFLTEQIFAWPGFLWLACLLYLTLALLAGELVRFVLRRTPWGRARSVQAPATESAPAVVEPAPVAEPVTPAGGPAVTPAGGPAVTPAGGPSPSAGAAVPTDAAAESGHAVAESTATGSTEAGPEAGPHPDEPHTVPLAAPVSSRRVFLARTLAVTAGAAGLGTTAAGAYSVLNGPTLKHVTVPLAKLGRRTHGYRVAVVSDIHLGPILGRGHTRRIVDAINGTQPDLVTIVGDLVDGSVAHLGPAAEPLRELRSRHGTFFVTGNHEYFGDARAWIDHLRELNVHPLENARRELPGFDLAGVNDLAGEEQGEGPDFDRALRDRDAERACVLMAHQPVQIHEAVDHGVDLQLSGHTHGGQLWPGNHLAALANPTVAGLERYGDTQLYVTRGAGAWGPPVRVGADSDITVVTLAAKKA
- a CDS encoding D-alanyl-D-alanine carboxypeptidase → MGLYVRRVPISSHYSAPAARSCPRGTARTRRTAARGGLASAALALCLLAAAGAQPSYADENEPGGKPAEPKPPAQMSTIGGEQLGRPGTQVNLKEGAPELPEKLSGRSWIVSDAESGKVLAAHNAHWRLPPASTLKMLFADTVLPKLPKDRSHKVVPSDLEGMGEGSSLVGVKEGESYTVHDLWLGVFLRSGNDAVHVLSAMNGGVPKTVREMNEKARALHAEDTEVLSPDGYDHEGQVSSAYDLTLFARSGLQNEEFREYAATATAKFPGETKKDKKTGKTKRGSFQIQNTNRLLTGDVGVDPYPGIAGVKNGFTTNAGNTFTGVAQRGDRVLLVTVMHPDAKEPHSVYKEAAKLLDWGFAADGKVEPVGLLAAPDSATNGGPQAGKDGEAGGSDARAAAHSADKPSGGAGTALGITAGVLVVLALVAYGVHRRWPLPELARRRRG